The following coding sequences lie in one Salvelinus fontinalis isolate EN_2023a chromosome 21, ASM2944872v1, whole genome shotgun sequence genomic window:
- the rpl37 gene encoding 60S ribosomal protein L37 → MTKGTSSFGKRRNKTHALCRRCGSKAYHLQKSSCGKCGYPEKRKRRYNWSAKAKRRNTTGSGRLRHLRVVYRRFRNGFREGTTPKPKRAAVAASSSS, encoded by the exons ATG ACGAAGGGTACATCGTCCTTCGGAAAGCGGCGTAATAAGACGCACGCTCTGTGCCGTCGCTGTGGCTCCAAGGCTTACCACCTGCAGAAGTCGTCCTGCGGGAAGTGTGGGTATCCCGAGAAACGCAAGAGACGGT ACAACTGGAGCGCTAAGGCCAAGAGGAGGAACACCACTGGGTCCGGCCGCCTGAGACACCTGCGAGTCGTCTACCGCAGATTCAG GAACGGGTTCCGGGAAGGGACCACCCCAAAGCCTAAGCGTGCTGCAGTGGCTGCCTCCAGCTCGTCCTAG